ccaacaaaatcaTCGTACCTGGAGTCATTTGAATCGAAAACTACTTGATCCATGCAATGCAGTGGTCGATGGCAGGTGTAGAGCATCCAAATCAATCAACATCAATTTGAGTGGTGATTTTCCCCTTTTGAAAAAATTCACTCCAATTGACCCATCAATCCTTTTTGTTGTTCATCCTTCTCCACCTTGCTGTCTCTCTTCACCATTCAGATCTTGCCAGATCTAACAAAGATCTCACCAAATTTAATGAGATCTCAGTTAGGTTTGTTGAGATATCTACCAAATCTAGTATGATCTTTGCCAAATCTAAAATACCATCAACAAGGAGGATGACAACTTTGACCAATCTGACCTTCAAAAATCTGAAGGTTGTTTGTCAACAACACACATTCCACTGGTTGGTTATGAGTttaagtttctaaaactcgataCAATTGAGTCGAGTGGCAGGTTGGAGGACAATCCAACCAAACTCTACTCGTAGCCATTCCTAGCCGAAACATATAAAGTGTCACTTTCTAAaccaaaattagaaaattagaaTGGAGATCCTCTAGTGCTTCCACTAATTTCACCAATAgagttttaaattttctaattattaactaTTAAATGAGTTACCTAAACTTTGAGCcatcatcaataatttaaataagtttcAAAATAGTACATATTAGTCACTAATCTGTGTGATGCACAAGAAAGCTATTGAGTGTGAGATTTTAAgaataatatattcattatttatttatttatttttgtgtgataGTCTAAGAGATTATTtgaaattatcaaataaaatgaatatggTCAATCTTCAACCTTCAATGGAATTTTATACCTGAAAAGTAAGTGACATtagtggcggagccaggaatATTTTCCAAGGGGGCCAACTAAAGAGTAAATACAATAAAGTTcttaaggaaaaaatatatttcataaattaactttaactcaaaaaaattgtgcactatatttttcattatactaaaattatttataatttattctaAGCtaaattatttagttatataaatatatatatatatatatatatgtatgtaggTATGTATGTATAGTTAAACAATTACTCAAAATCTCATTTTCCTTCTTGTACACAAAGATGATCCCATATTGGTTTAGTACAAACAATCAAGCGTAAACTACAATACATAGTGAGATAAACAAACCATTaagcaaaaattttaaaaactaaatataaatacaTTAATACAATAGACACTATTATAcattagattatattatatttttctatgttATCGGGTTTTAGTTCTAGAAAGtatttgagttttgttttttttttttttttgggggggggggggggaatagtTATaaggaagtaaaaaaaaaaaaaaaaaaaaaaaaagaagagagtcaAACATTGGTCATAGACTTTGGTTTTATGGTATATATAGTCATATAGATAAAAGCGTGTTTTTATGTTGATGACTTGACCAAATTTAACCTATTTATTAGCAATAAATTATAAACATTTTGAAAACTAACTTgaaagttataatttttcatccaTCTCCTGATTATAGTCTTTTGATCCAAAAGCACCAAAACTTATACCATTTCCTTAGCAATCATCTTACTATTGTAACCAGCAGTGACGAATCCACTTGGATCAACTCAAAACTATAtacatagttaaaaaaaataaaatttgaagtttatATTTCCAAAACTTGTAACTAACCCTCTTTCAAGAATTAAATTTGGTAAAAACAgactcaaaatatatatatagagagagagagagagagagagagccaacTAGCCCATACGTGTAGCCTCTCCTAAAACACGCCCCTCCCCCCAAAGAAAGAGTTAATAATAATCTATACATAGCCtctctagcaaaaaaaaaaataaaaaaaaatactcaggCGGTGTTACTATATTGAAGACATCAATTACCTAAAGAAATATTTCCAACTCATCAAGGACCTCTTGTATCTCAAGAGGCTCAACGCTACCATTGATATTGATTAGGCAAGGGCTTTCATCCTCATTCTTCTACACATTGTTGTGTGTGTGATCAATTTTGagacaataaatttaattagggTGACAATGGAGATGGAGGTAGAGAttatttggatttaaaaattaatgggTTAGATTTTTATcatgcaaaaaatttcaatggGTCACTCATCCAAATGAGCTTTAGGAGACTTTTTgccaaaaataaacaaactactCCAATATTCTCTCATACTTTGGTGTGATAGTGACTGGTACTTATATGGAGCCTTTAAGTTGGCCGTTATTTCAATGAGTGTGGTCACTTCCTTTAATTGGGTTGTGGGAGTGGGAGGCATCATAGCTTTAGTTACAGGTGAATGTCTTGGGATTTGTACCAACCTTTAGAGAATATAGGTTGAATGTTGTAACACAGATTTCACTCGTGTTATGGGgtttatgcctttttttttatattttggacgAGATGAAAAATGATTCTTTTGGCAAAGTgtaaaataccttttttttttaatctcacttttgtttaaaatcctctaaaattagttattttttaattaaaaaactaatttttaattattttaatcttatatttaataaataagctACCAAAAACGATAAAATGCAAAATAGACACGcatattactttttctttttcttgttttttgagtGTCAGAAAAGCATATTACTGAGACTTGCAATCACATTTTATTTGGTCCCAAAATCTGAAAAATCAAATtgccttttccaaaaaaaaaaaaactataggcGGAAgcttcctaaaaaataaaaagaaaagtacaacgtgtgtgtgtgtgtctcagACAAACTTCGTCTTTACGTTCGTCTTTTTCTAtcacactccaaaaaaaaaaaaaaaaaagtatttatttcCCTCTCTTCTCGTGGCGCTTTAAAAAGCATAAAACCAGAATGCCCAACATCGACATGCACTGCCACCACCGTCACCGCCACCAATACAACTAGACTCTAGAccccaactctctctctttctaatgGATTCCACACCTTCTCAGAAGAATCTTCTCAGGCTACGATGCTCAGTCCAAAACTACGACTGGGGTCTAAAGGGTCACGACTCTCGGGTCGCGCGGCTCTATGCCCGGAACTCGGGGTCCGAGACCCGACCCGACAGCCCTTACGCCGAGTTATGGATGGGCACCCACGAGTCTGGGCCCTCGTTTGTGGTCCAGGCCCCACGCGCTTCCAATGGCGTGTCGGTTGACGTTGACGATGATGTCGGTGTGAGCTTGAAGAAGTGGATTTCGGAGAATCCTAATGTGCTTGGTGATAAGGTTTTACTCAACTGGGGTTGTGATCTTCCTTTCTTGTTTAAGGTACAATATACTAATTCTGCTCATGTTTTTCCCACTATGTGTTTCTGTCTATcagtttgaatttgaatttcctttttttgggtACAATTTTGCTTTGTGTTAGTATGTTTTCTGGTGGTGTTTTTGGACTTGATTCGACTGGAATTTGAGATTTCTATGTTAAGTATTTGACGGGTTTAGTGtgaattttcttataaaaaaaattcttatgtGGAGAGTACAACTAATGTTCCTGCAACTTGATATTTGAGTCTGTGTTTgtaaatttgggtttttttgtaaaatttttctttgtactAGTAaacttttgattgatttttctgggtttgatttaACTGAAATTTGAGCATTCAATGTTCAATATTTATTGGGTTGTGTGTGAATTTTTTAAGTTATGGACATATGCGTTTGGGTGTGTAAAGTtatgtttttgtaaaattttgctTTGTTGTAGTCTATTTTCTGGTTGAGTTTTTGGGTTTGACTGGAATTTTAGTcttaaatgttaaatatttgatgGGTTTTTCGTGAATTTTTATATCTTGGATATATGTGTTTGGGTTTGTAAATttgccttttttgttttttattttacatttattgcTTTGTTGTAGTAAATTTCTGGTtgagtttttgggtttgatttgactGGAATTTAAGATTTctatgttaaatatttgatgGGTTTAGTctgattttttgttcttttgtaaaAGGTCCCACATATGGATGCATGTGTTTATGTGTGTAAATTTGTGtattttatacaattttgtCTTTGTTTCAGTAAGCTTATggttgggtttttgggtttgatttgacAGGAATTTGAGTTTTCTTTGTTGGGTTGTGtgaatcttttattttttggttatgaaGGGTTTTGTGGGATTTTGACTCTTTAGTGGGAAATAGGTACTTTCTGTGGCAAAAGCGTTGTCAATACAGGCTCATCCCAATAAGGAGTTGGCAAGGGCGTTGCATAAGGCACTACCAGATGTGTATAAGGACGACAATCACAAGCCTGAGATGGCTTTGGCAATAACAGAGTTTGAGGCCCTTTGCGGGTTTATCAGTATTGAGGTATTATGAGATCCAAGGTAGCTTTGTATATGTGAAGCTTTTACTTGATATTTCTTTGTTGACTGGTATTGTGGATCCAAGCTCAAATTTGAGTTTTGTGGATGATCTGATATAGGTGTGATAAGTAAATGGGTTGCTTAGAATTGCTTGTTTGTTAAACAGTTTAGAATAATGAAAGTAATCTGGGAGATTGCCGCTGCATTCAAAATGGAGAAGACTGTAcctttttttattgattaaaattcTGATTGGCACCCAGTTTTATTATATAACTCATTCTTGCCTTCATGTTTGTGcacatttaattaattttaccTCTACCTATCAAATGATTAACTCATAACTATCGTGATGCCCGTTTAATTCCTGAATTAAAAGTTTATCAACTGGCTGAACCTTTATTCACACTACCATGACAAAGTTAGTAAATTTCTTTGTTCAGATTAATGGAGAATTATTAACTTCTTTGTAGTTCCCTTGGATTCTTCTCATGACACTTCACTCTTCAGGTCACAAGATGAATCCCTAATCCCTAACCATCAGTCAGCTTTGCTCTGACTGATCTCAGTTAAATACAAAAGTTGGACTTCCTAGTAGTTTTTGTTTGGGAgacaaataaaaggaaataaaaaattagtctTTCCCTCCTTGCTGAAAACTGCTTTCTGCTGCCTGAGGATTGTTagtcatgtgtgtgtgtgtgtgtgtgtgtgtgtgtttgtgttttgttaaCTATTGAGGTATGTGCAGCAGCTTTGATGGAGTTATTCATGAAAAATGTGAACAAACTgctaatgagctctagctcaaatagCATTTCCTCCCACAATATTGcatggagggtgaggtcatgaaTGTAAAACCCATTGAGTGTGTGGTAACTTACtaataataatgacaataataaaactaaaagcgTAAACAAACTATACTTTTTTAAAGGAATCCCTTTTCTCATAAATTGAGCATGTGCCGGAGAAATGGGGTAATATTTCCCTCTTTGCTGACAGgttcacaatttttttcttcctttagaAGTACTGTTTTGAGGTTCACTGAATGTTTATATTATGGATATGAAGTATACAAGGTGACTGGTGTAGTAGAACATTTGGTAATTGTAGTAGCCGAGCTAAGCTTGCTTGTATTCTATGCATGCTCACATGATTTGTTAATTCAGTATCATTTACTTGGAGCAACTTGCTATTTTCTTACCAGGAGCTTAAGGGTGTGCTTTGTAATGTTCCTGAGATTGTAGAACTGGTTGGTAGTGCATATGCAAACCAAATCTTGCATATTAATGAGCAGGATGGGGAGGAAAAAGTAAAATCTGTTTTGCGGTCAATTTTCACCCAGCTCATGTCGGCTAGCAAAGAGATGATAACGAAAGTGTTATCTAACATAAAAAGTCGTCTGCAAATTGAAAGTCAGGTCAGTTGCAATTAATAATTTCCTTTTTGTGTTTGTAGTTCTATAAGTAAGATTGTTCTTGTAGAGCTTTATGCTCTTATTTGTaggatgatttgattgttaTAGTTACCCTTTAAGAAGATGCTGCTTCCTACTACATAATGGCCACTATGTAATAAAAACTTCTGTCATGTTCAATTGTTAGAACCCAGATTTGATTAAATGTGAAATTATGgagcgcacacacacacacccatatatatattgatcaagagagagagagagaggattaaGCTGTGCCAATTTAAATTGAGCAATATTTGCACCGCTCAATTACTGCTTATAGTATATGCATTTCTATGAACCCACAGTTGGATCAACTACACCCTATGTATCCCTTATGTGTGCTAAATtgccaaattttaaaatcaatttgTTGTTAGTAGCTCTCGGATCCTTAAAATTACACTAATTTATgtaaataaacttaaattttcaTCACTCTATATGTGATGGCATTTGGTCACTGATTAACTTGGTATTGAGCATGACAGGCACAAggagcatttaaaaaaaaaaaaaaaagttcctgcTTTTGTTTTTCCTCATATTTTTGATGATCGATAAGACCTTTATTCCCTCTTGCGTCAGGTGAGGAAATTAACAGATAAGGAGCTACTGGTGTTGCGGTTGGAAAAGCAATATCCAGCTGATGTTGGTGTCATATCAgcattcttttttaattatgtgaagCTTAATCCTGGTGAAGCATTGTATCTTGGGGCAGATGAACTGCATGCATATGTATCCGGTGAGTGCATTGAATGCATGGCGACTTCAGACAATGTTGTACGGGCTGGCCTTACTCCCAAGCACCGTGATGTCAAAACTCTTTGTTCCATGCTCACATACAAACAGGTAATGAATGTTCTCAGGTATTAATCCAGTTTTAATTGGATTTGTTGTTTGCTTTAAAGGAAATACTTCTTTCCTTTGGCAACCTTGTAGTCATGGAGTTCATCTAGCCACTTCCACTAGTAATTTGAGATCTGTATTGTTAACCTACAAGTGGGGTATTTTATGGGTTCTATGGGTTTATTTCAGCCAAAAGTATGGTTGTTGCATAGCATGAAACCAATAAATGGCAATTAATGGTCTGACAGACCTGACAGTGGATAAAATTTCTCACATGctgtcacacacacacacacatattgcCCACTTTAGATTGAGTTTAATGATTGTGCTTCACTGTTGGtgcaagaaaaaaatgattttatttaaatattttcttaataaatgatttttttttttggttatttttatcGATTATCTTGGTGATGTTGTTACTCCATCAGACGCAAATTACAAATATATGAATATTGATATTTGTCTATGCTGCAGGGCTTTCCTGAAATCCTGCAAGGAGTTCCTCTGAATTCGTATGTAAGAAGGTACCTGCCACCTTTTGATGAATTTGAGGTGGATCGATGTATTCTTCCCCACGGGGCATCAACAGTTTTTCCAGCAGTTTCAGGCCCTTCCATTTTCCTTGTCATGGCTGGGGAGGGAATTATGCATGCGGGATCATCCAAAGGCGAAGTAGTTACTGAAGGAGATGTTCTTTTTGCACCTGCTAACACTGAGATTAGCATTGAAAGTGAATCAGAATTGCAGCTATATAGAGCTGGAGTAAACGATCGACTTTTTCAAGCCTCCTTATAGTGCAAGAGCACCTTTTTTTTGCTTTAGGAGAAGTAAATAGCTAAATTATTTTGCGCGGCTAATGCTCTGCACTGTTTATAAATGTGTATTGTGTAATGACACTTGCATTTTCATGCATGAGCGATAATAtagttaaaaagaataatagtAATAAGGATCATTACTTTGGTAGTGAGATGCGGCAGGATTTCTTATTCTTCACGCAATCCTGTTTCTGTGTTTTTGTCTAATCTTTTGTTTCCCAATGGaaagtctcatcaaattcccacCCTAAGTTAAAAGAAGGGGGGTTGAAACATGTTCACATCTTtgcaatttatattttgaatggCTTATGCAACTTGTTTGGCTTGTCTTTTAGAGTTTGTTGGTAGAGGTAACTTACCACATTTGCAATTGgccatatatatattagtaataaGTTATACAGACGAAAGTATCCATAATTTCACCCATATTTCCATTTTTATGGGGAGAAAAAAGTGTCATTTGAATTTAAACTCTTCACTtttgtttaaactttttatCTCCTTGAAGGAGGGGGGGCTTTGAGAGTGTTCCtgatccttttttattttccttgggCTTTAAGTGCCCAAGCTCAAACCCTAATATCTGCAAGCTACTAAAGCTTGAGTAATATAATCGAGGCAATGCTTTGGATAAAAGGCCCAATGCAGCAGAGCAAAAAGGGGCCATAATAAGAGGGGCAAGTATTTTCCTTGCCCATTTTGGGTGGCCCAAGCTTGCATTGGGTCCAACTCATTGAAATCCAACCAAGGGAGGTGCAGTTTGGTTGGAAGGGGAGTGGGATTTGAATAAGTAGTTGTCCTTCATACACTTCGATTACTTTGTTTTTTGGGAAACACATTACACAAAGAGGGACAAGGGTTAGACAGCCACAGTTAACATAGTACATGTCATGTCTTTTTACAATCCCTCAAACTTTTTACCCAAATGAGTTGCCTCCTTAAAATTTATTACCCTTAGCTATTCTTTATAAAGTCAACCAATTTCTGAAATCTAACATGGCTTGGTTCCATTCTActgaatgaagaaatttttcCTCTCATTGCTAATACCAAGAGCTACTTTTTGGCCAATAATCGCAAATCTCGAGTCTCGACCATAAAGCTTACATCCCCGAAAACCAATTAAAAGCTCACTGTCCCAAGTATTTTTCAAACAGATTTGGGCAAgtatttttatttggattttactaatgGATGCCTTAAGACACACGTGCATACATTagtaaacaaattttaaaaaaagtttatcgaaaattaaaaaagttttgacaactttttcaattttcaataaaattttttcaaaaataaatttgtcaatatatgaaataaggacacacattaaccagacctttttaatttatgtatttaaggctgcgtttgaatcgacttcaaacgcattccggaaatgattttctggaaaataggtgtgtttggttggtccgaaaaattctattttccggaaattgaaATCTGTTGACCGAAAAAAAAGgcctttgaccacggaaatcaATTACCGgctctattttcacttcaaaggatttccggaaaagagagagagagagagagagagcgcgcgcGCGCGAGGGAGAAGACCAGTGCGCGCGAGGGAGAAGACCAGTCCGCGCCGATCTCCAGTCCTAAGACCAGTCCGACGACGgcgatcgacgcttcgcgagatcgcgccgtcgatcgcgatctcgcgaagcgtcgatcgcgatctcgccttcgcgagatcgcgatcgacggcgcgatctcgggAAGCgtcgttcgcgagatcgcgccgtcgatcgcgatctcgccttcgcgagatcgcgccggatcaagatcgcgatcgacggcgcgatctcgcgaagcgtcgaccgcgatctcgcgaacgcgagatcgcgccgtcgcgagatcgcgccggcgagatcacgatctcgcgaacgcgatcgcgccggcgagatcgcctTCGAtttgtgttttctgggttttctGGATgtgaaggcgagatcgcgatctcgcgaacgcgatcgcgccggcgagatcgcgatctcgcgaacgcgatcgcgccggcgagatcgcctTCGAtttgtgttttctgggttttctgggttgtgttttctgatttgtgttttcctttcttcttttccaaacactagaaaatattttccggaaaattttttgaaatacaaccaaacacacagaaatattttccttttccagaaattagcatttccggaaaatatgtattttccggaaaacgttttacagcaaccaaacacagcctaactTTTCTGCCATCATAAAAGGAGGGAGAAGACAGTGGTAGAGACTAGAGGTTAGAGGGGCAAGTTTCCTAGTTCAACTCACCGCCGCCAGCCCATAAATTATCAACGATTCAACATTCTATCCTCCCTTAAAAGCCCAAGAACGAAAAAGTTTGGAAACCTCTTCATAGTTTAAACTCACTCTCTTCCAATAAAACCTTTACCTGTGGCTGTGGGACTTCTTTTGTGTAGAAATAGTTGAGAAAAGCCTTATCCATTACTAGGCTAActgaaagcttttttttttttttttttttttttttttttttggcattggTAAGGACAAAACCATTTTGTTTAAAAGTTCTGAGTTGTTTGTTTTGAGTAAAATTAGTCAATTGgacttaatttttgttaactttattagtagtaatttttgttgtgagGCTTAGAATGGATAGGGGTAATAGTGTTGGAAAGGGTGACTGAAAATAGGGAGATGATACAAAAGGGGGAgggaaaagtgagagaaaaataTGATTTCATTATTTGATTAGAGTAAAAAAGGAGATTAAATAAAATGAGTTGGTTGGAGATTTTCACTTGGGTCcactatttcatttttccatccaaattgaaaagaaaatgggAGGAGATATGATATtgagaagaaaattataaaatttcccTCAAGTTTTCCATCCACTTTTATACAATAAGAGTGTAATAGTTATTTAATCTCCATCTTTCTACTTTTTCACCCtctatattacaaaaatatggtaaaaaataaaaatattttctatcgcCCCAAGGACAAACCATTTCCaacctctcaaccaaacaaaaccttTATCCATATTTGGATAGGCAAGATAAGCCCAAGAGAGAGGAGAGGGTTGACTTAGGTGTATTTCGAGCACCCTTAACCCTTTCTCTCCTCTCCCCCTATCTTCTTAGTTCCAAATATGCTTCAAAATTATTGGGTGTTCTACACTGTGGGTCCAATCCACACATACACATTGTCATTTGTCAAAGCTCTAAAATGAGTGTATCCTCAGCCAACACAAGTCAGCCTTAACTTAACGGGATATGACATTAGGCATGTGAGACACATTGAAATTGGTTGAAGGAAGAAagtaagagcactagcattgggggTGTAAAAACCCCCCTAGTTGCTATTTTAGCAACCAAGACCTAGAAATAGAGCTTCATCTGGGTATgggaatgcaaaattttttaacatCTGTGAATAGTAAGGTTGTGTATATACAACCTTATTGTTCattagatataaaaataaaataatatattttattgattttttttttttgataattacactttacctacCTATGGTTTGCCTCTAACTTGatgtgcctacccgtggtttaaattttgacactttacccacctatgATTCCCACCGTTACTGTGTCGTAACCCACCTCTCTCTCaaccgttactctaacacaaaatatgtaaaaaacaaaagcccaaacaaatcaaaacactctcattcaaatcttgaacatgaagaacatacccaaaaatctgaaaaattataggaagttgaacccaaacccaaacacTT
This DNA window, taken from Quercus robur chromosome 2, dhQueRobu3.1, whole genome shotgun sequence, encodes the following:
- the LOC126713883 gene encoding mannose-6-phosphate isomerase 1, producing the protein MDSTPSQKNLLRLRCSVQNYDWGLKGHDSRVARLYARNSGSETRPDSPYAELWMGTHESGPSFVVQAPRASNGVSVDVDDDVGVSLKKWISENPNVLGDKVLLNWGCDLPFLFKVLSVAKALSIQAHPNKELARALHKALPDVYKDDNHKPEMALAITEFEALCGFISIEELKGVLCNVPEIVELVGSAYANQILHINEQDGEEKVKSVLRSIFTQLMSASKEMITKVLSNIKSRLQIESQVRKLTDKELLVLRLEKQYPADVGVISAFFFNYVKLNPGEALYLGADELHAYVSGECIECMATSDNVVRAGLTPKHRDVKTLCSMLTYKQGFPEILQGVPLNSYVRRYLPPFDEFEVDRCILPHGASTVFPAVSGPSIFLVMAGEGIMHAGSSKGEVVTEGDVLFAPANTEISIESESELQLYRAGVNDRLFQASL